A single window of Periophthalmus magnuspinnatus isolate fPerMag1 chromosome 22, fPerMag1.2.pri, whole genome shotgun sequence DNA harbors:
- the bdkrb1 gene encoding B1 bradykinin receptor, giving the protein MEHTQVIVEPWMHFPALMHWTNNTTTSTPPDSALSEEWELVYTLVPPYIFTISALGLLFNSFVLVVFLSTRDRLTVAEIYLSNLALADFLLMCCLPFWATNILAKFNWPYGDALCKTVNSVIVVNLYVSILTLVMISVDRYLALVKTMKALWLRRTLYAKMICFILWVVGVLLSLPTLIHRKVVYIEELKTLSCILDYRHESSWKLAHQIVMNFGGFALPLLVIVFCSSNIIRSLSKRREIAFHKFSDTKATTLVYTVTLVFLLCWSPFQIFTFLDILCDLNVLEETKWYHALDIGGQVSVYLAFLNSVLNPLLYICSGQYFQKKVSAICRRSRRDRRGSDMTMYQRSIISTYVNRTEQIKPVVLYTKEHL; this is encoded by the exons ATGGAGCACACG CAGGTCATTGTGGAACCTTGGATGCACTTTCCAGCCCTGATGCATTGgaccaacaacacaacaacctCTACCCCACCCGACTCTGCCCTTTCTGAGGAATGGGAGCTGGTCTACACCCTGGTCCCTCCGTACATCTTCACCATCTCCGCTTTGGGCCTCCTCTTCAACAGCTTCGTCCTGGTTGTCTTCCTCTCCACCAGGGACCGACTCACAGTCGCCGAGATCTACCTTAGCAACCTAGCGCTAGCTGATTTCCTCCTCATGTGCTGCTTGCCGTTTTGGGCCACAAACATCCTCGCCAAATTCAACTGGCCCTACGGCGATGCACTGTGCAAGACCGTCAACTCTGTCATCGTCGTCAACTTGTATGTTAGCATCCTCACGCTAGTCATGATTAGCGTGGACCGGTACTTAGCACTGGTGAAGACTATGAAAGCGCTATGGCTGCGTCGGACACTTTACGCAAAAATGATCTGCTTCATTTTGTGGGTTGTCGGAGTTTTGCTAAGTCTTCCAACGCTAATCCATAGAAAGGTAGTGTACATAGAAGAACTGAAGACCCTTTCTTGCATTTTGGATTACAGACATGAAAGTTCTTGGAAGCTTGCCCATCAGATAGTCATGAACTTTGGTGGATTTGCACTTCCGCTTCTGGTAATTGTCTTTTGCAGCTCCAACATAATAAGATCGCTATCGAAAAGGAGGGAGATAGCTTTCCACAAATTCAGCGATACGAAGGCTACTACATTAGTCTACACAGTCACCCTGGTTTTTCTTTTATGCTGGAGTCCTTTTCAAATCTTCACTTTTTTAGATATTCTTTGCGATCTGAATGTGCTAGAAGAAACAAAGTGGTACCACGCACTAGATATAGGAGGGCAGGTGTCGGTGTATCTCGCGTTTCTGAATAGCGTGTTGAATCCGTTGCTCTACATATGCTCCGGCCAGTATTTCCAGAAGAAGGTTAGCGCCATCTGCAGGCGGagcaggagagacaggaggggatCGGACATGACTATGTACCAGAGGTCGATCATATCCACATACGTCAACAGAACGGAGCAGATCAAGCCGGTGGTGCTGTACACAAAGGAACATTTGTGA
- the LOC117390114 gene encoding B2 bradykinin receptor-like produces the protein MDNDTSPEILCNQTVAWSWLYSMQPYYMSAICFLGVLGNSFVLAVFFLEKRRRSVADIYLGNLALADLLMVSCLPFWVVAIINEFHWTFGQAMCQIVNVIIGMNYYCSVLFLTLVSVDRYLVLTRPLSHGRHRQAIWAKIICVSIWISGVLLSFPAILFRSVEYLPHLDIEACYLAYPHNGWRLRYNFTVIIVGFLIPVPIVSWTSYHIVRVLRSSKRISNNSKGVERKAAFLVLIVLAVFIVCWLPYQVFIFLDTLDHYNLLTGCEWDDVLDIGEQLATYIGYSNSSLNPFLYMIVGKQFKQRAKDVLRFVLCKRWERGRSGYSNSNVTSRQCETTKI, from the coding sequence ATGGACAACGACACTTCACCTGAAATCCTGTGCAACCAGACTGTGGCGTGGTCCTGGCTCTACTCCATGCAGCCGTACTACATGTCCGCCATCTGCTTCCTGGGAGTCCTCGGCAACTCCTTCGTCCTCGCGGTTTTCTTTTTGGAAAAGCGTCGGCGTTCCGTAGCCGACATATATCTGGGAAACCTAGCTTTGGCTGACCTCCTCATGGTCTCCTGCCTGCCTTTCTGGGTGGTCGCGATCATCAACGAATTCCACTGGACTTTCGGTCAAGCCATGTGCCAAATCGTCAACGTAATTATCGGCATGAATTACTACTGTAGCGTACTATTTCTCACGTTGGTTAGTGTGGATCGCTATCTTGTTTTAACGCGACCTTTGTCTCATGGAAGACACCGTCAAGCGATATGGGCGAAGATTATCTGTGTTAGCATCTGGATTAGCGGGGTTTTGTTAAGCTTCCCTGCTATACTGTTCCGTTCCGTAGAATACCTTCCACACCTTGACATCGAAGCGTGCTACCTAGCATACCCGCATAACGGCTGGAGGTTACGCTACAATTTTACGGTCATCATCGTCGGTTTCCTTATCCCAGTCCCAATTGTATCGTGGACAAGCTACCATATCGTCAGAGTTCTCCGTAGTAGTAAACGTATAAGCAATAACAGCAAAGGCGTAGAACGGAAAGCCGCGTTTCTTGTGCTAATCGTGCTAGCCGTGTTTATCGTCTGCTGGCTTCCGTACCAAGTTTTTATTTTCCTGGACACTTTGGATCACTATAATCTTCTCACAGGATGCGAGTGGGACGACGTGCTGGACATTGGAGAACAGTTAGCTACTTACATCGGCTACAGCAACAGTTCGCTAAACCCGTTCTTGTACATGATAGTGGGGAAGCAATTTAAGCAAAGAGCGAAAGACGTTTTAAGATTTGTGTTGTGCaagagatgggaaagagggaggTCCGGTTATTCCAACAGTAACGTCACATCCAGACAATGTGAGACAACTAAGATTTAA
- the bdkrb2 gene encoding B2 bradykinin receptor, which yields MNTLQPTIFLANFSTTAFPDVKNDSDCPDAISWDIFYSSLHIYIFIISALGIFLNIFVLLVFSLHKKPCTVAEIYLSNLAAADLILVSCLPFWAINIYNNYQWPFGSFMCKVVNLGIKMNNLCSIYFLVLVSIDRYIALVHAMSYGRMRRPKYAKIGCLIVWIFGLILESPVLIFRKVEYIPDYDVTACIIDYPSVEFSQFCDIMLTIISFLIPICIIAYCTLRIIQALSNKSMDRFHTERTEKKATTLILAVLGAFLICWVPFHLISILDVLCRAKVILDCFTSNVVEFCNQIFTYLAFFNSVLNPVLYVLVGKNFRKKMSEVFHQWEIVRPVTSDSTRSHLSSTLKTTV from the coding sequence cttTTTGGCCAACTTCTCTACAACGGCCTTCCCCGACGTCAAAAATGACTCCGATTGTCCTGACGCCATTTCCTGGGACATCTTCTACTCCAGCCTCCACATCTATATCTTCATCATCTCCGCTTTGGGAATCTTCCTCAACATCTTCGTCCTTCTGGTCTTCTCCCTCCACAAAAAACCCTGCACCGTCGCCGAGATCTACCTTAGCAACCTAGCCGCCGCCGATCTGATCCTGGTTTCCTGTCTGCCATTTTGGGCTATCAACATTTACAACAACTACCAATGGCCTTTCGGATCGTTCATGTGCAAAGTGGTCAATCTAGGAATCAAGATGAACAACCTCTGCAGCATCTACTTCCTCGTTCTTGTTAGCATCGACCGCTACATAGCTCTGGTGCACGCTATGTCGTACGGTCGGATGCGTCGACCGAAGTACGCGAAAATTGGATGCTTGATAGTTTGGATTTTTGGGCTAATCTTGGAGAGTCCCGTTCTTATATTTCGGAAAGTTGAATATATCCCTGATTACGACGTGACTGCGTGCATTATTGATTACCCAAGCGTGGAATTTTCACAGTTTTGCGACATCATGTTAACGATAATTAGCTTCCTTATTCCAATTTGCATCATTGCGTATTGCACATTAAGGATCATCCAGGCTTTGAGTAACAAGAGTATGGATAGGTTTCACACAGAGCGTACGGAAAAGAAAGCCACGACTCTGATATTGGCGGTTCTTGGAGCGTTCCTGATTTGTTGGGTCCCCTTCCATTTGATCTCGATCCTCGATGTCCTCTGTAGAGCTAAGGTCATACTAGATTGCTTTACCAGTAACGTCGTTGAGTTCTGCAACCAGATCTTCACCTACTTGGCCTTCTTCAACAGCGTTCTCAACCCCGTCTTGTACGTGCTAGTCGGGAAGAATTTCAGGAAGAAGATGTCGGAGGTGTTCCACCAGTGGGAGATAGTGAGGCCCGTGACGTCAGATTCCACCAGATCGCACCTGTCGTCAACGCTTAAGACTACAGTGTGA